ACCGCGTAATCGGTGGCGACGTTCTCGCCCGTCTCGGGCATCGAATCGACGCCGTATTGCTGCTTCATCAGCGGGTTCACGAAGCGCCAGCCGATCGTCGTGTCGAAGATCTCGGCCTGACGCGAGAACGCGCTGCTCGCCTTGCCCATCACGAACGGCGCGCGGCTCATGCTCTCCACGCCCCCTGCGATCATCAGGCCGGCCTCGCCGGACTTGATGGCGCGCGCGGCGATGCCGATCGCGTCCATGCCCGACCCGCACAGGCGATTGACCGTCGAGCCCGGCACCGCCAGCGGCAGGCCGGCCAGCAGCGCCGACATGCGCGCCACGTTGCGGTTGTCCTCGCCGGCCTGGTTCGCGCAGCCGTAGATCACGTCGTCGAGCGCGGCCCAGTCGACTTCGCGGTTGCGCTCGACGAGCGCCTTGATCGGCACCGCGCCGAGATCGTCGGCCCGGACGCTCGACAGCGCGCCGCCGTATCGCCCGATCGGGGTGCGGATCGCGTCGCAGAGGAATGCATCGGTCATGGTTGTCTCCGGAACATCGTCGGAAGGGGCGCGCACCAGAAGGCTCGCGGCAAGCGCGCCGGCGTTGCGTCAAAATGTTCTTTATACGAACATAAGATCGAATATCGAACGAACGATGCGATCATAGGGAGCGGGCCGGGGGCATGTCAAGCTTGCGGGCGGCGCCGTGCGTGCCGCCTCGGTTGGCGCGACCCGACCCCATGCGCTACTCTCTACCGTTGCACTACCTTGCCCCGACTCATGAGCACCGACGACCTGCCGGCCAAGCCCGGCGATTCCTATGTCCAGTCGTTCGCGCGCGGCCTCGCCGTGATCCGAGCGTTCGACGCCGAGCGCCCCGAGCAGACGCTGACCGAGGTCGCCGCCGCCACCGGCCTCACGCGCGCCGGGGCGCGGCGCATCCTGCTGACGCTGCAGACGCTCGGTTACGTGGAGGCCGAAGGACGGCTGTTCCGGCTCACGCCGAAGATCCTCGACCTCGGCTTCGCGTACCTGACCTCGATGCCGTTCTGGAACCTCGCCGAGCCGGTGATGGAGCAGCTTTCCGCGCGCATACACGAAAGCTGTTCGGCGGCCGTGCTCGACCGCACCGAGATCGTCTACGTGCTGCGCGTGCCGACCCACAAGATCATGACCATCAACCTGTCGATCGGCAGCCGGCTGCCCGCCTACTGCACGTCGATGGGGCGCGTGCTGCTGTCCTCGCTCGACGATGCCGCGCTCGACGCGCTGCTCGCGCAGAGCCCGATCGCGGCGCACACGCCGCGCACGCTGACCGATCCGGCCGCGCTGAAGGCCGAGATCGCGGCCGTGCGGCGGCAGGGCTGGGCGATCGTCGACCAGGAGCTCGAGGGCGGGCTGATCTCGCTGTCGGCGCCGATCCGCAACCGCCGCGGCAAGGTGATCGCGGCGATGAACATCAGCGGCAACGCACAGCGGCACACCGCCGAGCAGATGGTAAAGGAATTCCTCGAGCCGCTGCTGGAAGCCTCGCAGATGGTGTCGGCACTGGTGGCGCGGCGCGGCTAGGGCGCCCCCGGCCGCGCGTTTCGGCGGGGCGTCGGCCGCGTTCGGCACGCCCGGCCGCCCGCCGTCCGTTTCGCTGGCCCGCCTTCCCTTGCGCCGCTGGGCGGCTCGCCTGCGTTTCCCCTGAGCCGACGATTTTCGGCAAGCTGGCCGCGCACGCCACAATATTTCCCTTCCTGATCCGTCAACACGGGTATGGAACCGCCGCCCACCCCGCCCCCGCCGACCGTGCAGGACCGCGCAATCGCCGACGCCGTGGCCCGCGAGCGGCCAGCGCTGCGCAACTTCATCCGCCGGCGCGTGCTCGACCAGGACGAGGCCGAGGACATTCTCCAGGACGTGTTCGAGAGGATGGTAGAGGCGTACCGGCTGCCGGAGCCGATCGAGCAGATCGGCGCCTGGCTGTACCGCGTCGCGCGCAACCGGATCGTCGACCGCTTCCGCAAGAAGCAGGAAGCGCCGCTGCCCGAGGCCGCCGGCGACGACGACGAGGCCTGCCGGCTCGACCTCGCGCTGCCCGCGTCGACCGACGGCCCGGAGGCGGCCTACGAACGCGCCGCGCTGCTCGACGCGCTGCGGGCCGCGCTCGACGAGCTGCCGGCCAGCCAGCGCGAGGTGTTCGTCGCCCACGAGCTCGACGGGCGCAGTTTCAAGGAGCTGGCCGCGGCCACCGGCACGAGCGTCAGCACGCTGCTGGCCCGCAAGCGGTACGCGGTGCTGCATCTGCGCAAACGGCTGCAGCCCGTCTACGACGAATTCGCGAATTGAAGCGAAGGAGGACTGAATGACAAGGTATCGAGGCAGGTGGATCGCCAAGCTGCTGCTGTTCGTGGTGGCCGTGGCCGTGCTGGGGCGCATCGTGATGGCGCTGTGGAACTGGGTGGTGCCCGAACTCGTGACGGGCGCGCACCCGATCGACTATCCGCACGCGCTCGGCCTGCTGGTGCTGAGCCGGATTCTGTTCGGCGGCTTTCGCGGCCACGGCGGCTGCCGTGAGCGCAGGCACTGGCAGCACTGGCAGCGCCTGACGCAGGACGAGCGCGACCGGCTGCGCGGCGCGCTGGCGGCGCACGCGCGACGCGACGGGGGGACCGGCGCATGAGCCGCGAAGCCGCCCCCGCCTGCCAGCAGCCGCCCGGCGTGATCGCGCCGTCGGTCGACTTCGCGCGCTGCGAAGGCAAAGCCGCTTGCGCCGTGGTCTGCCCCGAGGAGGTCTTCGAGATCCGGCGCATCGGCGAGACCGATTACCGGCAGCTCGGCCTGATGCAGCGGCTCAGGCTGCGTGTGCACGGCATGCGCGTGGCCTACACGCCGAACGCCGCCGCGTGCCGCGGCTGCGGGCGGTGCGTGCCGGCCTGCCCCGAGCGCGCCATCAAGCTCGTCAAGCTACGCTGACGCGCGCGCCACACCATGGAGGAACCGACCATGCTCAGTCCACACGAACTGGCCACGCTGATGCTGGTGCGCAATGCGCCCGGCCAGCTCGATCCGGCCCGCGCCGAGCTGGAAACGCTGCGCGATCGCCGGTTGATCTCGCTCGAGCCGTTCGCGGGCGAGGCACGGCGGCCGACGCTGACGGCGGCCGGCGTCTCGCTGCTCGACGCCGTGGCGCGGCGCACCCACCGGCGCGATCGCGAGGCCGGTCCGCGTGCGGACCAGGGTTCGGCATCCTGACGGCCCGCGGCCCGCGCCGGCCGCCGCTACCGCACCGGCGCCATCCGGCGCCGGCCCCCTCCCCCGGTTCGCCGCTTTCGAGGACAACTCCGTGTCAGACGCCGCTCCCCGTGCCGCCCGCATCGGCCCGCTGTTCTCCCTCCTGCCGTTCCTGCGCCCGTATGCCGGCCGCTGGGCGCTCGCGTTCCTCGCGCTGGTAAGCTCGGCCGGCGCGACGCTGGTGCTGCCGGTGGCCTTCAAATACCTGATCGACCGCGGTTTCGCCGGCGGCGACCCGGCCCATGTCGACCGCTATTTCATCGCGCTGTTCGCGGTGGCGCTGGTCCTGGCCGTGGCCACGGCACTGCGCTTCTATCTGGTTTCGTGGCTCGGCGAGCGCGTCACGGCGGACCTGCGGCGCGCCGTGTACGGCCACGTGGTGCGGATGAGCCCACAGTTCTTCGAAACCACGCAGACCGGCGAAGTGCTGTCGCGGCTGACCACCGACACCACGCTGATCCAGACCGTGGTGGGCAGCAGCCTGTCGCTCGGCATGCGCAACGTCTTCATGCTGCTGGGCGGCCTCGTGATGCTGGTGGTGACGAGCCCGATGCTGTCCGGCTACATCATCGGCACGCTGCTGGTGGTGGTCGCGCCCGTCGTCATGTTTGGACGGCGCGTGCGGCGGCTGTCGCGCGCGAGCCAGGACAAGGTGGCGAACGCCAGCGCGCTGGCGGGCGAGGTACTCAACGCCATGCCGACCGTGCAGTCGTACCGGCAGGAAGCATTCGAGGCGGGGCGTTTCGGCGGCGCGGTGGAGGCGGCGTTCGACACGGCGCTGCGGCGCATCCGGGCACGCGCCTGGCTGACCGGCGTGGTGATCGTGCTGGTGTTCAGTGCGATCGTGTTCGTGCTCTGGCTGGGCGCGCAGGCGGTGCTGGCCGGCACCATGAGCGCGGGGCAGCTCTCGCAGTTCGTTCTCTACGCCGTGCTGACAGCCGGCGCGGTGGGCGCGGTGGCCGAAGTGTGGGGAGACCTGCAGCGCGCGGCCGGCGCGACCGAGCGGCTGCTGCAGCTGCTGGCGGCGCGCTCGCCGGTGCAGGAAGCCGCCCGGACCGTGCCGCTGCCGGTGCAGGGCGCCGGCATCCGCTTCGAGGACGTCAGCTTCGCGTATCCGTCGCGGCCCGGCATCGACGCGCTGGCGGGGATTTCGCTCGAGGTGCGCGAAGGCGAACACGTGGCGCTGGTGGGGCCGTCCGGCGCCGGCAAGACCACGCTGTTCCAGCTGCTGCTGCGCTTCTACGATCCGCGCGCCGGGCGTATCACGATCAACGGCGTCGCCACCCGCGAGGTGCCGCTCGACGCGCTGCGGCGGGCCGTCGGTGTGGTGCTGCAGGAATCGGTGATCTTTTCCGGCAGCGTGTCCGACAACATCCGCTATGGGACACCCGAGGCCACCCTCGACGACGTGAAACGCGCCG
The window above is part of the Burkholderia glumae LMG 2196 = ATCC 33617 genome. Proteins encoded here:
- a CDS encoding ABC transporter transmembrane domain-containing protein is translated as MSDAAPRAARIGPLFSLLPFLRPYAGRWALAFLALVSSAGATLVLPVAFKYLIDRGFAGGDPAHVDRYFIALFAVALVLAVATALRFYLVSWLGERVTADLRRAVYGHVVRMSPQFFETTQTGEVLSRLTTDTTLIQTVVGSSLSLGMRNVFMLLGGLVMLVVTSPMLSGYIIGTLLVVVAPVVMFGRRVRRLSRASQDKVANASALAGEVLNAMPTVQSYRQEAFEAGRFGGAVEAAFDTALRRIRARAWLTGVVIVLVFSAIVFVLWLGAQAVLAGTMSAGQLSQFVLYAVLTAGAVGAVAEVWGDLQRAAGATERLLQLLAARSPVQEAARTVPLPVQGAGIRFEDVSFAYPSRPGIDALAGISLEVREGEHVALVGPSGAGKTTLFQLLLRFYDPRAGRITINGVATREVPLDALRRAVGVVLQESVIFSGSVSDNIRYGTPEATLDDVKRAAGMAAAATFIEALPQGYDTFLGERGVRLSGGQRQRIAIARAILKNPPILLLDEATSALDATSERLVQQALDNAAQNRTTLVIAHRLATVQRADRIVVLEHGRIVAQGRHAQLLTRSPLYAQLAALQFGETVR
- a CDS encoding IclR family transcriptional regulator, whose protein sequence is MSTDDLPAKPGDSYVQSFARGLAVIRAFDAERPEQTLTEVAAATGLTRAGARRILLTLQTLGYVEAEGRLFRLTPKILDLGFAYLTSMPFWNLAEPVMEQLSARIHESCSAAVLDRTEIVYVLRVPTHKIMTINLSIGSRLPAYCTSMGRVLLSSLDDAALDALLAQSPIAAHTPRTLTDPAALKAEIAAVRRQGWAIVDQELEGGLISLSAPIRNRRGKVIAAMNISGNAQRHTAEQMVKEFLEPLLEASQMVSALVARRG
- a CDS encoding 4Fe-4S dicluster domain-containing protein, whose protein sequence is MSREAAPACQQPPGVIAPSVDFARCEGKAACAVVCPEEVFEIRRIGETDYRQLGLMQRLRLRVHGMRVAYTPNAAACRGCGRCVPACPERAIKLVKLR
- a CDS encoding RNA polymerase sigma factor, which translates into the protein MEPPPTPPPPTVQDRAIADAVARERPALRNFIRRRVLDQDEAEDILQDVFERMVEAYRLPEPIEQIGAWLYRVARNRIVDRFRKKQEAPLPEAAGDDDEACRLDLALPASTDGPEAAYERAALLDALRAALDELPASQREVFVAHELDGRSFKELAAATGTSVSTLLARKRYAVLHLRKRLQPVYDEFAN